In one Achromobacter spanius genomic region, the following are encoded:
- the fmt gene encoding methionyl-tRNA formyltransferase yields the protein MRLVFAGTPEFARIAFDALRAAGHEIALVMTQPDRPAGRGLKLTPSPVKQAALDAGIPVAQPRSLRLDGRYPEEAAEARALLEQVAPDVMVVAAYGLILPQWVLDLPRLGCLNIHASLLPRWRGAAPIQRAIEAGDTQTGVTIMQMDQGLDTGDMLLERVVPISADTNAAQLHDALALAGGEAIVDALNALAQGGLTPRKQPEAGVTYAAKLDKAEAALDCSQPAELLARRVRAFNPVPGASIRLAGLADPVKVWRAQALDMAVTAEPGSVLRADANGIDIATGAGVLRLLELQKAGGKRQPVDVFMRGWQPA from the coding sequence ATGCGCCTAGTTTTTGCCGGCACGCCGGAATTCGCTCGTATCGCTTTCGACGCCTTGCGGGCCGCGGGTCACGAGATTGCCCTGGTGATGACCCAACCCGATCGCCCCGCCGGACGCGGCTTGAAGCTGACGCCCAGCCCGGTCAAGCAGGCCGCGCTGGACGCCGGCATTCCCGTTGCCCAGCCGCGCAGCCTGCGCCTGGATGGCCGTTATCCCGAGGAAGCCGCCGAGGCCCGCGCGCTGCTGGAACAGGTGGCGCCCGACGTGATGGTGGTGGCCGCCTATGGCCTGATTCTGCCGCAATGGGTGCTGGACCTGCCGCGTTTGGGCTGCCTGAACATTCACGCCAGCCTGCTGCCGCGCTGGCGTGGCGCGGCGCCGATCCAGCGCGCCATTGAAGCGGGCGATACGCAAACGGGCGTGACCATCATGCAGATGGATCAGGGCCTGGATACGGGCGACATGCTGCTTGAACGCGTGGTGCCCATTTCTGCTGATACCAACGCCGCGCAATTGCATGACGCACTGGCGCTGGCGGGCGGCGAAGCCATTGTGGATGCGCTGAACGCCTTGGCTCAAGGCGGCCTGACCCCGCGCAAGCAACCCGAAGCCGGCGTGACCTACGCCGCCAAGCTGGACAAGGCCGAAGCCGCGCTGGACTGCAGCCAGCCCGCCGAATTGCTGGCGCGCCGCGTGCGCGCCTTCAACCCCGTACCCGGCGCCAGTATCCGCCTGGCTGGCTTGGCCGACCCCGTCAAGGTATGGCGCGCGCAGGCGCTGGACATGGCCGTGACGGCCGAGCCCGGCAGCGTGTTGCGCGCCGACGCGAACGGTATCGACATCGCCACCGGCGCGGGTGTGCTGCGTTTGCTGGAATTGCAAAAGGCGGGCGGCAAGCGCCAGCCGGTGGATGTGTTCATGCGCGGCTGGCAGCCGGCTTGA
- the def gene encoding peptide deformylase, with translation MALLPILRYPDPRLHKKAKPVAEVDDRIRQLVRDMAETMYDAPGVGLAATQVDVHERVVVIDVSEDSNELLTLINPEITWRSDDHKVYEEGCLSVPGIYDEVERASRIRCKALDIDGKPFEFEADGLLAVCVQHELDHLEGKVFVEYLSNLKQNRIKTKLKKAEREALRD, from the coding sequence ATGGCTTTACTTCCTATCCTTCGCTACCCGGACCCGCGCTTGCACAAAAAGGCCAAGCCGGTAGCCGAAGTCGACGACCGCATTCGTCAACTGGTGCGCGACATGGCCGAAACCATGTACGACGCGCCGGGTGTCGGCCTGGCCGCAACCCAGGTCGACGTGCACGAACGCGTGGTTGTGATCGACGTGTCCGAGGACAGCAACGAACTGCTCACGCTGATCAATCCCGAGATCACCTGGCGCAGCGACGACCACAAGGTCTACGAAGAAGGCTGTCTGTCCGTGCCGGGCATCTACGACGAGGTCGAACGCGCCTCGCGCATCCGTTGCAAGGCGCTGGACATCGACGGCAAACCCTTCGAGTTCGAGGCCGACGGCCTGCTGGCCGTGTGCGTGCAGCACGAGCTGGACCACCTGGAAGGCAAGGTCTTCGTTGAATACCTGTCCAACCTCAAGCAGAACCGCATCAAGACCAAGCTGAAGAAGGCCGAGCGCGAAGCGCTGCGCGACTGA
- the dprA gene encoding DNA-processing protein DprA has protein sequence MPLTHTVDELSAWLRLSLEPNVGSATACTLLSALGLPEQIYAQRATALARHLPDALARQLAAPMPADMAALVEGGLQWVQGPDRYIVTLADPAYPQNLLTIADPPILLYVVGNPDYLQGPSLAVVGARNATPGGQENARAFARHLAAHGWRVVSGLALGIDAAAHEGALEAGADGAGTVAVMGTGIDRIYPARHRELAHRIAAQGALVSEFPLGTGALPPHFPKRNRIVAGLARGVLVVEAAKQSGSLITARLAGESGREVFAIPGSIHSPLSRGCHALIRQGAKLVETAADITDELGGGPTPSARRVAPAAPALHSHPVLDALGFDPLHLDAIQVRSGLAVGDLQAQLVELELQGRIARLDDGRYQRLT, from the coding sequence ATGCCGCTTACGCATACTGTTGACGAACTGTCCGCCTGGTTGCGGCTGTCCCTGGAGCCCAACGTGGGTTCCGCCACCGCCTGTACGCTGCTTAGCGCGCTGGGCCTGCCCGAACAAATCTACGCGCAGCGCGCCACCGCCCTGGCCCGCCATTTGCCCGACGCGCTGGCACGCCAACTGGCCGCGCCCATGCCGGCCGACATGGCTGCCCTGGTGGAAGGGGGGCTGCAATGGGTGCAAGGGCCCGACCGCTACATCGTGACGCTGGCCGACCCGGCCTATCCGCAGAATCTCTTGACCATCGCCGACCCGCCCATCCTGCTGTACGTGGTGGGGAATCCCGATTACCTGCAAGGGCCGTCGCTGGCGGTCGTAGGCGCGCGCAACGCCACGCCAGGGGGCCAAGAGAACGCGCGCGCGTTCGCCCGCCATCTGGCCGCGCACGGCTGGCGCGTGGTCAGCGGCCTGGCGCTGGGCATCGACGCCGCGGCGCACGAAGGCGCACTGGAAGCGGGCGCCGATGGCGCGGGCACGGTTGCCGTCATGGGCACCGGCATCGACCGCATCTACCCCGCGCGCCACCGCGAGCTGGCGCACCGCATCGCCGCGCAGGGCGCGCTGGTGTCTGAATTTCCCTTGGGCACGGGCGCCCTGCCGCCGCACTTTCCCAAGCGCAACCGCATCGTGGCGGGTTTGGCGCGTGGCGTGCTGGTGGTGGAAGCCGCCAAGCAAAGCGGGTCGCTCATCACCGCGCGGCTGGCCGGTGAAAGCGGACGCGAGGTCTTCGCCATTCCCGGCTCCATCCATTCGCCCTTGTCGCGCGGCTGCCATGCCCTGATCCGCCAAGGCGCAAAGTTGGTGGAAACGGCCGCCGACATCACCGACGAACTTGGCGGCGGCCCCACGCCCAGCGCGCGCCGCGTGGCGCCGGCCGCCCCCGCATTGCACAGCCACCCCGTGCTGGACGCGCTGGGCTTCGACCCGCTGCACCTGGACGCCATCCAGGTTCGCTCGGGGCTGGCGGTGGGCGATCTGCAAGCGCAATTGGTGGAACTGGAATTGCAGGGCCGCATCGCCCGGCTGGATGATGGGCGGTATCAGCGGCTGACGTAG
- a CDS encoding hydroxymethylglutaryl-CoA lyase, whose amino-acid sequence MALPSRVKIVEVSPRDGLQNEKEFVPTEIKVELINRLSAAGFPNVEAASFVSPKWVPQMADGADVMARIERRPGTIYSVLTPNMKGFEGALAAGADEIVIFGAASEAFSQKNINCSIAESIARFEPVVQAARDAGIRVRGSISCALGCPYQGEVPVEAVVDVAQRYLAMQVDEIDVADTIGVGTPQRVRDVMEAVTRVVDPARVSGHFHDTYGQALANILAALETDISIFHTSVAGLGGCPYAKGATGNVATEDVLYMLRGLDIDTGVDFDAVVDIGQWMSAHLNRKGSSRAGNAIAAKRAA is encoded by the coding sequence ATGGCTTTGCCCTCCCGCGTGAAGATCGTCGAAGTGTCGCCCCGCGACGGTCTGCAGAATGAAAAGGAATTCGTGCCGACCGAGATCAAGGTCGAGCTGATCAACCGCCTGTCGGCCGCGGGCTTCCCCAACGTGGAAGCCGCGTCGTTCGTGTCGCCCAAGTGGGTGCCGCAGATGGCCGATGGCGCCGACGTCATGGCGCGCATCGAGCGCCGCCCCGGCACGATTTATTCGGTGCTGACGCCCAACATGAAGGGCTTCGAAGGCGCGCTGGCCGCCGGCGCGGATGAAATCGTCATCTTCGGCGCCGCCAGCGAAGCGTTCTCGCAAAAGAACATCAACTGCTCCATCGCCGAATCCATCGCCCGCTTCGAACCCGTGGTGCAAGCCGCGCGCGACGCCGGCATCCGCGTGCGCGGCAGCATCAGTTGCGCGCTGGGCTGTCCGTACCAGGGTGAGGTTCCGGTCGAGGCCGTGGTGGACGTGGCGCAGCGCTACCTGGCGATGCAGGTCGATGAAATCGACGTGGCCGACACCATCGGCGTGGGCACGCCGCAGCGCGTGCGCGACGTGATGGAGGCAGTCACCCGCGTGGTTGACCCGGCGCGCGTGTCCGGCCACTTCCACGACACCTACGGCCAGGCGCTGGCCAACATCCTGGCGGCACTGGAAACCGACATTTCCATCTTCCATACCTCGGTCGCCGGCCTGGGCGGCTGCCCCTACGCCAAGGGCGCCACCGGCAACGTCGCCACCGAAGACGTGCTGTACATGCTGCGCGGCCTGGACATCGACACGGGCGTGGACTTCGACGCCGTGGTCGATATCGGCCAATGGATGTCGGCCCACCTGAACCGCAAGGGTTCCAGCCGCGCGGGCAATGCCATCGCGGCCAAACGGGCCGCATGA
- a CDS encoding amino acid ABC transporter substrate-binding protein, giving the protein MNIAKGLVGAALLMAAAQGAQAATLDVVRERGAVACGTTTGFAGFSAPDAQGKWQGLDVDVCRAIAAAVFGDANKIKVVPLNSQQRFTALQSGEVDVLTRNTTVTQQRDTALGIIHAGINFYDGQGFLVPKSLGVKSAKEISGATICLQTGTSNENTLADWARANNVTYKPVVIETFNEVVNAFATGRCDVFSTDASGLASIRISKLQNPDDYLVLPEIISKEPLGPFVRQGDDKWLNIVRWSLSAMIEAEEYGVTSKNVDEQLKSANPNIRRILGVTPGSGANLGLDEKWAYNIVKQVGNYGESFERNVGEGSPLKIKRGLNAQWTQGGLMYALPIR; this is encoded by the coding sequence ATGAACATTGCAAAAGGGTTGGTGGGCGCGGCGCTCTTGATGGCGGCGGCGCAAGGTGCGCAGGCGGCAACATTGGACGTGGTGCGCGAGCGCGGCGCCGTGGCCTGCGGCACCACCACGGGCTTCGCCGGCTTTTCGGCGCCCGATGCGCAAGGCAAATGGCAGGGGCTGGACGTGGACGTTTGCCGCGCCATTGCCGCGGCGGTCTTCGGCGACGCCAACAAGATCAAGGTGGTGCCCTTGAATTCGCAGCAGCGTTTCACCGCGCTGCAATCGGGCGAAGTGGATGTGCTGACGCGCAACACCACCGTGACGCAACAGCGCGATACCGCATTGGGCATCATTCACGCCGGCATCAACTTCTACGACGGCCAGGGCTTTCTGGTGCCGAAGTCGCTGGGCGTGAAAAGCGCCAAGGAAATCAGCGGCGCCACCATCTGCCTGCAAACGGGCACGTCCAACGAAAACACGCTGGCCGATTGGGCGCGCGCCAACAACGTGACGTACAAGCCGGTGGTGATCGAAACGTTCAACGAAGTGGTCAACGCTTTTGCCACGGGCCGTTGCGATGTGTTCTCGACCGATGCGTCGGGGTTGGCCTCGATCCGTATTTCCAAGCTGCAAAATCCCGACGATTACCTGGTGTTGCCCGAGATCATCTCGAAAGAGCCGCTGGGCCCCTTCGTGCGACAAGGCGACGATAAATGGCTGAACATCGTGCGCTGGTCGCTATCGGCCATGATTGAAGCCGAGGAATACGGCGTAACGTCCAAGAACGTGGACGAGCAACTGAAAAGCGCCAATCCCAATATCAGGCGCATTCTGGGCGTAACGCCCGGCAGCGGCGCCAACCTGGGCCTGGATGAAAAGTGGGCCTACAACATCGTCAAGCAAGTGGGCAATTACGGCGAAAGCTTTGAGCGCAATGTGGGCGAAGGCAGCCCCTTGAAGATCAAGCGCGGCCTGAATGCGCAGTGGACGCAGGGCGGTTTGATGTACGCGCTGCCGATCCGTTGA
- a CDS encoding PLP-dependent aminotransferase family protein, translating to MSSAAPEYAFATPFLNPPASPIRSLMPYALRPGTISLAGGYPAQELFDVEGLSVASTQVMSRLGACLQYSNIDGQASLRNELARLSAARGLHCNADTELVVTGGSQQALALLTRVMLQPGDHAIIESPAFPNSVQALRYTGATVHTVASGPDGIDVDALDELAARVKPKMVCVVASFSNPCGATISRQRRLRLLELAVKHRFLIVEDDPYSELRFAGEAVPPIAALAEGEARHWAVYLASMSKTMAPALRIGWLIAPPEIRRRCVSAKAADDMASSAWIQEVVAQYLANGRYDEHVPRIRAAYGLRCDAMAEALARELDGRVSFSKPEGGMFFWARLTGDVDATRLLPYAIEHEVVYVPGKAFYANVEQADLFAMRMSFATMNESQIAQGMVRLGRALDACQANEPVSISLAA from the coding sequence ATGTCCAGCGCAGCGCCAGAATACGCCTTTGCCACGCCGTTCCTGAATCCCCCCGCATCTCCCATTCGATCGCTCATGCCGTATGCCTTGCGGCCGGGCACGATTTCGCTGGCTGGCGGCTACCCCGCGCAAGAACTGTTCGACGTCGAGGGTCTGTCGGTCGCGTCCACCCAGGTCATGTCGCGCCTGGGCGCGTGCCTGCAGTATTCCAACATTGACGGCCAGGCCAGCCTGCGCAACGAACTGGCCCGCCTGTCCGCCGCGCGCGGCCTGCATTGCAACGCCGATACCGAATTGGTCGTGACCGGCGGCTCGCAGCAGGCCCTGGCGCTGCTGACCCGGGTGATGCTGCAACCTGGCGACCACGCCATCATTGAATCGCCCGCGTTCCCCAATTCCGTGCAGGCTTTGCGCTACACCGGCGCCACGGTGCATACGGTTGCGTCCGGCCCGGATGGCATCGACGTGGATGCGCTGGACGAACTGGCCGCGCGCGTCAAACCCAAGATGGTCTGCGTGGTGGCGTCGTTCTCGAACCCTTGCGGCGCCACGATCTCGCGACAGCGCCGCCTGCGCTTGCTGGAACTGGCCGTCAAGCACCGCTTCCTGATCGTGGAAGACGACCCCTACAGCGAACTGCGTTTTGCCGGCGAAGCGGTGCCGCCCATCGCCGCCCTGGCCGAGGGCGAAGCCCGCCACTGGGCCGTGTACCTGGCCAGCATGTCCAAGACCATGGCGCCGGCGCTGCGCATCGGCTGGCTGATCGCCCCGCCCGAAATCCGCCGCCGCTGCGTCAGCGCCAAGGCGGCCGACGACATGGCGTCATCCGCCTGGATCCAGGAAGTGGTGGCGCAGTACCTGGCCAACGGCCGCTACGACGAACATGTGCCGCGCATCCGCGCCGCCTATGGCTTGCGCTGCGACGCCATGGCTGAGGCCTTGGCGCGCGAACTGGACGGCCGCGTCAGCTTCAGCAAACCCGAAGGCGGCATGTTCTTCTGGGCGCGCCTGACAGGCGATGTGGACGCGACACGCCTGCTGCCCTACGCCATCGAGCATGAAGTGGTCTATGTGCCCGGCAAGGCGTTCTACGCCAACGTCGAACAGGCCGACCTGTTTGCCATGCGCATGTCGTTCGCCACCATGAACGAAAGCCAGATCGCCCAGGGCATGGTGCGCCTGGGCCGCGCGCTGGATGCCTGCCAAGCCAACGAGCCCGTGTCGATTTCGCTGGCGGCGTGA
- a CDS encoding YggS family pyridoxal phosphate-dependent enzyme: MTVVDTMAGRLAHIRQRIADACARAGRSPDSVVLLPVSKTFEVDAIREAMALGLTRFGENKTQEIRQKAAALAGQGLQWVLIGHLQTNKAKDAARDATEVQSLDRADLAEALHRRLLNEGRTLDVLIQVKTSTEPSKFGMAPEDVSAFLRRIAAEFPTLRVQGLMTLAVNSPDPEQVRACFRALRELRDSLRAEHIDGVSLERLSMGMSGDFELAIEEGSTEVRIGTAIFGARTYPDPQ; the protein is encoded by the coding sequence ATGACCGTCGTAGACACCATGGCCGGGCGCCTCGCCCACATCCGCCAACGCATTGCCGATGCCTGCGCGCGCGCCGGGCGCAGCCCGGACAGCGTGGTGCTGCTGCCCGTCAGCAAAACCTTCGAGGTGGACGCGATCCGCGAAGCCATGGCGCTGGGCCTGACCCGCTTCGGCGAAAACAAGACCCAGGAAATCCGGCAGAAGGCGGCCGCGCTGGCCGGGCAAGGCCTGCAATGGGTGCTGATCGGCCATTTGCAGACCAACAAGGCCAAGGACGCCGCGCGCGACGCCACCGAAGTGCAGTCGCTGGACCGCGCCGACCTGGCCGAAGCCCTGCACCGTCGCCTTCTCAATGAGGGCCGCACCCTGGACGTGCTGATCCAGGTAAAGACGTCGACCGAACCCAGCAAGTTCGGCATGGCGCCCGAGGACGTATCCGCGTTCCTGCGCCGCATTGCGGCGGAATTTCCCACCTTGCGCGTGCAAGGCCTGATGACGCTGGCGGTGAACTCGCCCGACCCGGAACAAGTGCGGGCCTGCTTTCGCGCCCTGCGCGAGCTGCGCGACAGCCTGCGCGCCGAGCATATCGACGGCGTTTCGCTGGAGCGCCTGTCGATGGGCATGAGCGGCGACTTCGAACTCGCCATCGAGGAAGGCTCGACTGAAGTGCGTATCGGCACCGCGATTTTCGGCGCCCGCACTTACCCCGATCCCCAGTAA
- a CDS encoding Bug family tripartite tricarboxylate transporter substrate binding protein → MHNPARRLLALAALSLAAATASAQSWPTQPIRWIVPYPAGGGTDVVARTVASSLEKTLGQTIVVENRPGAATIIGATAIAQAEPNGYMVGTADSGTLAFNSSLYAKLSYDPAKFTYIGGIAKFPLLLAVNVNSPYKTVADVLAAAKKEPGKLSAASAGAGSPHHLALELFKQRTGADLLHVPYKGAAPAIQDLLGGQVDVMFIDLASGLPNVKAGKLRVLAAATPERLSVLPDTPTMAEQGVANFTAYAWQGLVGPAGLPEAVVKKLSADLDATLKSDAVSKKMLDMGVIPMPMSAQDFKAYAEQERSTWADVIKKANIKLE, encoded by the coding sequence ATGCACAATCCCGCACGGCGCCTGTTGGCGCTGGCCGCCCTGTCGCTGGCCGCCGCCACGGCTTCCGCCCAATCCTGGCCCACCCAGCCGATCCGCTGGATCGTGCCGTATCCGGCAGGTGGCGGCACCGACGTGGTTGCCCGCACGGTCGCCAGCAGCCTGGAAAAGACGCTGGGCCAGACCATCGTGGTGGAAAACCGCCCCGGCGCGGCCACGATCATCGGCGCCACCGCCATCGCGCAGGCCGAACCTAACGGCTATATGGTCGGCACGGCCGATTCGGGCACGCTGGCGTTCAATTCGTCGCTGTACGCAAAGCTGTCCTACGATCCGGCCAAGTTCACCTACATCGGCGGTATTGCCAAGTTCCCGCTGCTGCTGGCCGTGAACGTCAATTCGCCGTACAAGACGGTGGCCGACGTGCTGGCCGCCGCCAAGAAAGAGCCGGGCAAGCTGAGCGCGGCATCGGCCGGCGCGGGCTCGCCGCACCATCTGGCGCTTGAGCTTTTCAAGCAGCGCACCGGCGCGGACCTGCTGCACGTGCCTTACAAGGGCGCGGCGCCCGCCATCCAGGATCTTCTGGGCGGACAGGTGGATGTGATGTTCATCGATCTGGCTTCGGGCTTGCCAAACGTCAAGGCCGGCAAGCTGCGCGTCCTGGCCGCCGCCACGCCGGAACGCCTGTCGGTGCTGCCCGACACGCCGACGATGGCAGAACAAGGCGTTGCCAATTTCACGGCCTACGCCTGGCAAGGCCTGGTCGGCCCCGCCGGCTTGCCGGAAGCGGTGGTGAAGAAGCTGTCAGCCGACCTGGACGCCACGCTGAAAAGCGACGCCGTGTCCAAGAAGATGCTGGACATGGGCGTGATCCCGATGCCGATGTCCGCGCAAGACTTCAAGGCCTACGCCGAACAAGAGCGCAGCACTTGGGCAGACGTGATCAAGAAGGCGAACATCAAGCTGGAGTAA